From the genome of Ananas comosus cultivar F153 linkage group 16, ASM154086v1, whole genome shotgun sequence, one region includes:
- the LOC109722203 gene encoding peptidyl-prolyl cis-trans isomerase CYP57 isoform X2 — protein sequence MTITFYGSKEELKSLEPTRVDLTRTTGYWFDHIHRTFLYSSIRVGAGARREREREREREDVDGVCAGAADAGEGGGEDDDGAAGHRAVAEGGAQGGAQLRAALPRRLLRPHHLPPRHQVLPCPGRRPHRHRHRFNHRGLVACANAGTPHSNGSQFFISLDRCDWLDRKNTIFGKVTGDSLYNLLRLGEVETDKDDRPLYPPPKILSVEVLWNPFDDIIPRQVIEKSHSSAKADAEGQKQKAKAVKQLNVLSFGEEVEEEEDEAETIKGKIKSIHDVLDDPRFLKEEAGKEPLTVEEVERKKGAILSVREALSSKKGDSKDSEFNYQETDDHSDEDADDGDEAKFDARMRSRILRKRMEMGDITTREKLTADKSIRKDSERSATREIDGSEHQISNKGEKLSLKKKGIGSEARAERMAKADADLQLLSHAEQERHMQKQKKRRLHGREEDTLSKLEKFKAAFFKEIPAPSTSNSRGKEEEDHSGWHTNRLKFIPEPSEKVILVILPISHTSDHLYQIIIYDKLINIFQNGMARKDDPNDYVVHDPLLEKGKEKFNKMQAKLKRREREWAGKSLT from the exons ATGACAATAACCTTTTACGGGTCCAAAGAAGAATTGAAATCGCTCGAACCGACTCGAGTCGACTTGACTCGAACCACTGGTTATTGGTTCGACCACATACATCGTACGTTCTTATATTCTTCAATTCGAGTAGGGGCTGGGgctcggagagagagagagagagagagagagagagaggatgtcGACGGTGTATGTGCTGGAGCCGCCGACGCGGGGGAAGGTGGTGGTGAGGACGACGATGGGGCCGCTGGACATCGAGCTGTGGCCGAAGGAGGCGCCCAAGGCGGCGCGCAACTTCGTGCAGCTCTGCCTCGACGGCTACTACGACCGCACCATCTTCCACCGCGTCATCAAGTCCTTCCTTGTCCAGGGCGGCGACCCCACCGGCACCGGCACCG ATTTAACCATAGGGGTTTAGTTGCATGTGCAAATGCTGGTACACCTCATTCAAATGGAAGCCAATTCTTTATATCACTCGACCGTTGTGATTGGCTTGACCGGAAGAATACAATTTTTGGAAAG GTCACAGGAGATTCCTTATATAACCTTTTGAGGCTGGGAGAGGTTGAGACTGATAAGGATGACCGACCATTGTATCCCCCTCCAAAAATCCTCTCTGTCGag GTATTGTGGAATCCTTTTGATGATATCATACCGAGACAAGTCATTGAGAAGTCTCACTCTTCAGCCAAAGCTGATGCTGAGGGACAAAAACAGAAGGCAAAAGCAGTTAA GCAGTTAAATGTGTTATCTTTtggagaagaagtagaagaggaggaagatgaggcAGAAACTATAAAGGGCAAGATCAAGAGTATTCATGATGTATTAGATGATCCTCGTTTTCTGAAAGAAGAAGCGGGAAAAGAACCATTG ACTGTGGAGGAAGTGGAAAGGAAAAAGGGTGCTATTTTATCGGTGAGAGAGGCTTTAAGCTCAAAAAAAGGCGACTCCAAAGACTCGGAATTTAATTATCAGGAAACTGATGATCATAGTGATGAGGATGCTGATGATGGTGATGAGGCTAAATTTGATGCACGGATGCGCTCGCGAATTCTAAGAAAGCGGATGGAGATGGGAGATATTACTACTCGTGAAAAGCTAACTGCTG ATAAATCGATTCGCAAGGATTCTGAGAGGTCAGCTACAAG AGAGATTGATGGTTCTGAGCATCAGATCTCCAACAAGGGTGAGAAGCTCTCTCTGAAGAAAAAAGGTATTGGATCGGAAGCCCGGGCTGAAAGAATGGCCAAAGCAGATGCTGATTTGCAGCTACTTAGTCACGCGGAGCAAGAAAGACACATGCAGAAGCAGAAGAAGCGCCGGCTTCATGGTCGTGAAGAAGAT ACACTATCGAAGTTGGAGAAATTTAAAGCTGCTTTCTTCAAAGAGATCCCTGCTCCTAGTACTAGTAACTCGAGGGGTAAAGAGGAGGAAGATCATTCAGGATGGCACACGAACAGGTTGAAATTTATACCTGAGCCTTCTGAAAAGGTAATCTTAGTTATTCTCCCTATCTCTCATACAAGTGATCATTTATATCAGATAATAATTTATGATAAGCTGATAAACATTTTCCAGAATGGCATGGCTCGGAAAGATGATCCGAATGACTATGTGGTGCACGATCCCCTTCTTGAAAAGGGTAAAGAGAAGTTTAACAAGATGCAGGCGAAGTTGAAGCGAAGGGAGCGTGAGTGGGCAGGCAAATCTCTTACTTAA
- the LOC109722203 gene encoding peptidyl-prolyl cis-trans isomerase CYP57 isoform X5: MSTVYVLEPPTRGKVVVRTTMGPLDIELWPKEAPKAARNFVQLCLDGYYDRTIFHRVIKSFLVQGGDPTGTGTGGESIYGAPFADEFHSRLRFNHRGLVACANAGTPHSNGSQFFISLDRCDWLDRKNTIFGKVTGDSLYNLLRLGEVETDKDDRPLYPPPKILSVEVLWNPFDDIIPRQVIEKSHSSAKADAEGQKQKAKAVKQLNVLSFGEEVEEEEDEAETIKGKIKSIHDVLDDPRFLKEEAGKEPLTVEEVERKKGAILSVREALSSKKGDSKDSEFNYQETDDHSDEDADDGDEAKFDARMRSRILRKRMEMGDITTREKLTADKSIRKDSERSATREIDGSEHQISNKGEKLSLKKKGIGSEARAERMAKADADLQLLSHAEQERHMQKQKKRRLHGREEDTLSKLEKFKAAFFKEIPAPSTSNSRGKEEEDHSGWHTNRLKFIPEPSEKNGMARKDDPNDYVVHDPLLEKGKEKFNKMQAKLKRREREWAGKSLT, translated from the exons atgtcGACGGTGTATGTGCTGGAGCCGCCGACGCGGGGGAAGGTGGTGGTGAGGACGACGATGGGGCCGCTGGACATCGAGCTGTGGCCGAAGGAGGCGCCCAAGGCGGCGCGCAACTTCGTGCAGCTCTGCCTCGACGGCTACTACGACCGCACCATCTTCCACCGCGTCATCAAGTCCTTCCTTGTCCAGGGCGGCGACCCCACCGGCACCGGCACCG GTGGCGAAAGCATCTATGGAGCTCCGTTTGCTGATGAATTTCATTCTCGTCTCAGATTTAACCATAGGGGTTTAGTTGCATGTGCAAATGCTGGTACACCTCATTCAAATGGAAGCCAATTCTTTATATCACTCGACCGTTGTGATTGGCTTGACCGGAAGAATACAATTTTTGGAAAG GTCACAGGAGATTCCTTATATAACCTTTTGAGGCTGGGAGAGGTTGAGACTGATAAGGATGACCGACCATTGTATCCCCCTCCAAAAATCCTCTCTGTCGag GTATTGTGGAATCCTTTTGATGATATCATACCGAGACAAGTCATTGAGAAGTCTCACTCTTCAGCCAAAGCTGATGCTGAGGGACAAAAACAGAAGGCAAAAGCAGTTAA GCAGTTAAATGTGTTATCTTTtggagaagaagtagaagaggaggaagatgaggcAGAAACTATAAAGGGCAAGATCAAGAGTATTCATGATGTATTAGATGATCCTCGTTTTCTGAAAGAAGAAGCGGGAAAAGAACCATTG ACTGTGGAGGAAGTGGAAAGGAAAAAGGGTGCTATTTTATCGGTGAGAGAGGCTTTAAGCTCAAAAAAAGGCGACTCCAAAGACTCGGAATTTAATTATCAGGAAACTGATGATCATAGTGATGAGGATGCTGATGATGGTGATGAGGCTAAATTTGATGCACGGATGCGCTCGCGAATTCTAAGAAAGCGGATGGAGATGGGAGATATTACTACTCGTGAAAAGCTAACTGCTG ATAAATCGATTCGCAAGGATTCTGAGAGGTCAGCTACAAG AGAGATTGATGGTTCTGAGCATCAGATCTCCAACAAGGGTGAGAAGCTCTCTCTGAAGAAAAAAGGTATTGGATCGGAAGCCCGGGCTGAAAGAATGGCCAAAGCAGATGCTGATTTGCAGCTACTTAGTCACGCGGAGCAAGAAAGACACATGCAGAAGCAGAAGAAGCGCCGGCTTCATGGTCGTGAAGAAGAT ACACTATCGAAGTTGGAGAAATTTAAAGCTGCTTTCTTCAAAGAGATCCCTGCTCCTAGTACTAGTAACTCGAGGGGTAAAGAGGAGGAAGATCATTCAGGATGGCACACGAACAGGTTGAAATTTATACCTGAGCCTTCTGAAAAG AATGGCATGGCTCGGAAAGATGATCCGAATGACTATGTGGTGCACGATCCCCTTCTTGAAAAGGGTAAAGAGAAGTTTAACAAGATGCAGGCGAAGTTGAAGCGAAGGGAGCGTGAGTGGGCAGGCAAATCTCTTACTTAA
- the LOC109722203 gene encoding peptidyl-prolyl cis-trans isomerase CYP57 isoform X3 gives MTITFYGSKEELKSLEPTRVDLTRTTGYWFDHIHRTFLYSSIRVGAGARREREREREREDVDGVCAGAADAGEGGGEDDDGAAGHRAVAEGGAQGGAQLRAALPRRLLRPHHLPPRHQVLPCPGRRPHRHRHRFNHRGLVACANAGTPHSNGSQFFISLDRCDWLDRKNTIFGKVTGDSLYNLLRLGEVETDKDDRPLYPPPKILSVEVLWNPFDDIIPRQVIEKSHSSAKADAEGQKQKAKAVKQLNVLSFGEEVEEEEDEAETIKGKIKSIHDVLDDPRFLKEEAGKEPLTVEEVERKKGAILSVREALSSKKGDSKDSEFNYQETDDHSDEDADDGDEAKFDARMRSRILRKRMEMGDITTREKLTADKSIRKDSERSATSREIDGSEHQISNKGEKLSLKKKGIGSEARAERMAKADADLQLLSHAEQERHMQKQKKRRLHGREEDTLSKLEKFKAAFFKEIPAPSTSNSRGKEEEDHSGWHTNRLKFIPEPSEKNGMARKDDPNDYVVHDPLLEKGKEKFNKMQAKLKRREREWAGKSLT, from the exons ATGACAATAACCTTTTACGGGTCCAAAGAAGAATTGAAATCGCTCGAACCGACTCGAGTCGACTTGACTCGAACCACTGGTTATTGGTTCGACCACATACATCGTACGTTCTTATATTCTTCAATTCGAGTAGGGGCTGGGgctcggagagagagagagagagagagagagagagaggatgtcGACGGTGTATGTGCTGGAGCCGCCGACGCGGGGGAAGGTGGTGGTGAGGACGACGATGGGGCCGCTGGACATCGAGCTGTGGCCGAAGGAGGCGCCCAAGGCGGCGCGCAACTTCGTGCAGCTCTGCCTCGACGGCTACTACGACCGCACCATCTTCCACCGCGTCATCAAGTCCTTCCTTGTCCAGGGCGGCGACCCCACCGGCACCGGCACCG ATTTAACCATAGGGGTTTAGTTGCATGTGCAAATGCTGGTACACCTCATTCAAATGGAAGCCAATTCTTTATATCACTCGACCGTTGTGATTGGCTTGACCGGAAGAATACAATTTTTGGAAAG GTCACAGGAGATTCCTTATATAACCTTTTGAGGCTGGGAGAGGTTGAGACTGATAAGGATGACCGACCATTGTATCCCCCTCCAAAAATCCTCTCTGTCGag GTATTGTGGAATCCTTTTGATGATATCATACCGAGACAAGTCATTGAGAAGTCTCACTCTTCAGCCAAAGCTGATGCTGAGGGACAAAAACAGAAGGCAAAAGCAGTTAA GCAGTTAAATGTGTTATCTTTtggagaagaagtagaagaggaggaagatgaggcAGAAACTATAAAGGGCAAGATCAAGAGTATTCATGATGTATTAGATGATCCTCGTTTTCTGAAAGAAGAAGCGGGAAAAGAACCATTG ACTGTGGAGGAAGTGGAAAGGAAAAAGGGTGCTATTTTATCGGTGAGAGAGGCTTTAAGCTCAAAAAAAGGCGACTCCAAAGACTCGGAATTTAATTATCAGGAAACTGATGATCATAGTGATGAGGATGCTGATGATGGTGATGAGGCTAAATTTGATGCACGGATGCGCTCGCGAATTCTAAGAAAGCGGATGGAGATGGGAGATATTACTACTCGTGAAAAGCTAACTGCTG ATAAATCGATTCGCAAGGATTCTGAGAGGTCAGCTACAAG TAGAGAGATTGATGGTTCTGAGCATCAGATCTCCAACAAGGGTGAGAAGCTCTCTCTGAAGAAAAAAGGTATTGGATCGGAAGCCCGGGCTGAAAGAATGGCCAAAGCAGATGCTGATTTGCAGCTACTTAGTCACGCGGAGCAAGAAAGACACATGCAGAAGCAGAAGAAGCGCCGGCTTCATGGTCGTGAAGAAGAT ACACTATCGAAGTTGGAGAAATTTAAAGCTGCTTTCTTCAAAGAGATCCCTGCTCCTAGTACTAGTAACTCGAGGGGTAAAGAGGAGGAAGATCATTCAGGATGGCACACGAACAGGTTGAAATTTATACCTGAGCCTTCTGAAAAG AATGGCATGGCTCGGAAAGATGATCCGAATGACTATGTGGTGCACGATCCCCTTCTTGAAAAGGGTAAAGAGAAGTTTAACAAGATGCAGGCGAAGTTGAAGCGAAGGGAGCGTGAGTGGGCAGGCAAATCTCTTACTTAA
- the LOC109722203 gene encoding peptidyl-prolyl cis-trans isomerase CYP57 isoform X1: MTITFYGSKEELKSLEPTRVDLTRTTGYWFDHIHRTFLYSSIRVGAGARREREREREREDVDGVCAGAADAGEGGGEDDDGAAGHRAVAEGGAQGGAQLRAALPRRLLRPHHLPPRHQVLPCPGRRPHRHRHRFNHRGLVACANAGTPHSNGSQFFISLDRCDWLDRKNTIFGKVTGDSLYNLLRLGEVETDKDDRPLYPPPKILSVEVLWNPFDDIIPRQVIEKSHSSAKADAEGQKQKAKAVKQLNVLSFGEEVEEEEDEAETIKGKIKSIHDVLDDPRFLKEEAGKEPLTVEEVERKKGAILSVREALSSKKGDSKDSEFNYQETDDHSDEDADDGDEAKFDARMRSRILRKRMEMGDITTREKLTADKSIRKDSERSATSREIDGSEHQISNKGEKLSLKKKGIGSEARAERMAKADADLQLLSHAEQERHMQKQKKRRLHGREEDTLSKLEKFKAAFFKEIPAPSTSNSRGKEEEDHSGWHTNRLKFIPEPSEKVILVILPISHTSDHLYQIIIYDKLINIFQNGMARKDDPNDYVVHDPLLEKGKEKFNKMQAKLKRREREWAGKSLT, translated from the exons ATGACAATAACCTTTTACGGGTCCAAAGAAGAATTGAAATCGCTCGAACCGACTCGAGTCGACTTGACTCGAACCACTGGTTATTGGTTCGACCACATACATCGTACGTTCTTATATTCTTCAATTCGAGTAGGGGCTGGGgctcggagagagagagagagagagagagagagagaggatgtcGACGGTGTATGTGCTGGAGCCGCCGACGCGGGGGAAGGTGGTGGTGAGGACGACGATGGGGCCGCTGGACATCGAGCTGTGGCCGAAGGAGGCGCCCAAGGCGGCGCGCAACTTCGTGCAGCTCTGCCTCGACGGCTACTACGACCGCACCATCTTCCACCGCGTCATCAAGTCCTTCCTTGTCCAGGGCGGCGACCCCACCGGCACCGGCACCG ATTTAACCATAGGGGTTTAGTTGCATGTGCAAATGCTGGTACACCTCATTCAAATGGAAGCCAATTCTTTATATCACTCGACCGTTGTGATTGGCTTGACCGGAAGAATACAATTTTTGGAAAG GTCACAGGAGATTCCTTATATAACCTTTTGAGGCTGGGAGAGGTTGAGACTGATAAGGATGACCGACCATTGTATCCCCCTCCAAAAATCCTCTCTGTCGag GTATTGTGGAATCCTTTTGATGATATCATACCGAGACAAGTCATTGAGAAGTCTCACTCTTCAGCCAAAGCTGATGCTGAGGGACAAAAACAGAAGGCAAAAGCAGTTAA GCAGTTAAATGTGTTATCTTTtggagaagaagtagaagaggaggaagatgaggcAGAAACTATAAAGGGCAAGATCAAGAGTATTCATGATGTATTAGATGATCCTCGTTTTCTGAAAGAAGAAGCGGGAAAAGAACCATTG ACTGTGGAGGAAGTGGAAAGGAAAAAGGGTGCTATTTTATCGGTGAGAGAGGCTTTAAGCTCAAAAAAAGGCGACTCCAAAGACTCGGAATTTAATTATCAGGAAACTGATGATCATAGTGATGAGGATGCTGATGATGGTGATGAGGCTAAATTTGATGCACGGATGCGCTCGCGAATTCTAAGAAAGCGGATGGAGATGGGAGATATTACTACTCGTGAAAAGCTAACTGCTG ATAAATCGATTCGCAAGGATTCTGAGAGGTCAGCTACAAG TAGAGAGATTGATGGTTCTGAGCATCAGATCTCCAACAAGGGTGAGAAGCTCTCTCTGAAGAAAAAAGGTATTGGATCGGAAGCCCGGGCTGAAAGAATGGCCAAAGCAGATGCTGATTTGCAGCTACTTAGTCACGCGGAGCAAGAAAGACACATGCAGAAGCAGAAGAAGCGCCGGCTTCATGGTCGTGAAGAAGAT ACACTATCGAAGTTGGAGAAATTTAAAGCTGCTTTCTTCAAAGAGATCCCTGCTCCTAGTACTAGTAACTCGAGGGGTAAAGAGGAGGAAGATCATTCAGGATGGCACACGAACAGGTTGAAATTTATACCTGAGCCTTCTGAAAAGGTAATCTTAGTTATTCTCCCTATCTCTCATACAAGTGATCATTTATATCAGATAATAATTTATGATAAGCTGATAAACATTTTCCAGAATGGCATGGCTCGGAAAGATGATCCGAATGACTATGTGGTGCACGATCCCCTTCTTGAAAAGGGTAAAGAGAAGTTTAACAAGATGCAGGCGAAGTTGAAGCGAAGGGAGCGTGAGTGGGCAGGCAAATCTCTTACTTAA
- the LOC109722203 gene encoding peptidyl-prolyl cis-trans isomerase CYP57 isoform X6, which translates to MTITFYGSKEELKSLEPTRVDLTRTTGYWFDHIHRTFLYSSIRVGAGARREREREREREDVDGVCAGAADAGEGGGEDDDGAAGHRAVAEGGAQGGAQLRAALPRRLLRPHHLPPRHQVLPCPGRRPHRHRHRFNHRGLVACANAGTPHSNGSQFFISLDRCDWLDRKNTIFGKVTGDSLYNLLRLGEVETDKDDRPLYPPPKILSVEVLWNPFDDIIPRQVIEKSHSSAKADAEGQKQKAKAVKQLNVLSFGEEVEEEEDEAETIKGKIKSIHDVLDDPRFLKEEAGKEPLTVEEVERKKGAILSVREALSSKKGDSKDSEFNYQETDDHSDEDADDGDEAKFDARMRSRILRKRMEMGDITTREKLTAGSINRFARILRGQLQVERLMVLSIRSPTRVRSSL; encoded by the exons ATGACAATAACCTTTTACGGGTCCAAAGAAGAATTGAAATCGCTCGAACCGACTCGAGTCGACTTGACTCGAACCACTGGTTATTGGTTCGACCACATACATCGTACGTTCTTATATTCTTCAATTCGAGTAGGGGCTGGGgctcggagagagagagagagagagagagagagagaggatgtcGACGGTGTATGTGCTGGAGCCGCCGACGCGGGGGAAGGTGGTGGTGAGGACGACGATGGGGCCGCTGGACATCGAGCTGTGGCCGAAGGAGGCGCCCAAGGCGGCGCGCAACTTCGTGCAGCTCTGCCTCGACGGCTACTACGACCGCACCATCTTCCACCGCGTCATCAAGTCCTTCCTTGTCCAGGGCGGCGACCCCACCGGCACCGGCACCG ATTTAACCATAGGGGTTTAGTTGCATGTGCAAATGCTGGTACACCTCATTCAAATGGAAGCCAATTCTTTATATCACTCGACCGTTGTGATTGGCTTGACCGGAAGAATACAATTTTTGGAAAG GTCACAGGAGATTCCTTATATAACCTTTTGAGGCTGGGAGAGGTTGAGACTGATAAGGATGACCGACCATTGTATCCCCCTCCAAAAATCCTCTCTGTCGag GTATTGTGGAATCCTTTTGATGATATCATACCGAGACAAGTCATTGAGAAGTCTCACTCTTCAGCCAAAGCTGATGCTGAGGGACAAAAACAGAAGGCAAAAGCAGTTAA GCAGTTAAATGTGTTATCTTTtggagaagaagtagaagaggaggaagatgaggcAGAAACTATAAAGGGCAAGATCAAGAGTATTCATGATGTATTAGATGATCCTCGTTTTCTGAAAGAAGAAGCGGGAAAAGAACCATTG ACTGTGGAGGAAGTGGAAAGGAAAAAGGGTGCTATTTTATCGGTGAGAGAGGCTTTAAGCTCAAAAAAAGGCGACTCCAAAGACTCGGAATTTAATTATCAGGAAACTGATGATCATAGTGATGAGGATGCTGATGATGGTGATGAGGCTAAATTTGATGCACGGATGCGCTCGCGAATTCTAAGAAAGCGGATGGAGATGGGAGATATTACTACTCGTGAAAAGCTAACTGCTGGTAGC ATAAATCGATTCGCAAGGATTCTGAGAGGTCAGCTACAAG TAGAGAGATTGATGGTTCTGAGCATCAGATCTCCAACAAGGGTGAGAAGCTCTCTCTGA
- the LOC109722203 gene encoding peptidyl-prolyl cis-trans isomerase CYP57 isoform X4 — protein sequence MSTVYVLEPPTRGKVVVRTTMGPLDIELWPKEAPKAARNFVQLCLDGYYDRTIFHRVIKSFLVQGGDPTGTGTGGESIYGAPFADEFHSRLRFNHRGLVACANAGTPHSNGSQFFISLDRCDWLDRKNTIFGKVTGDSLYNLLRLGEVETDKDDRPLYPPPKILSVEVLWNPFDDIIPRQVIEKSHSSAKADAEGQKQKAKAVKQLNVLSFGEEVEEEEDEAETIKGKIKSIHDVLDDPRFLKEEAGKEPLTVEEVERKKGAILSVREALSSKKGDSKDSEFNYQETDDHSDEDADDGDEAKFDARMRSRILRKRMEMGDITTREKLTADKSIRKDSERSATSREIDGSEHQISNKGEKLSLKKKGIGSEARAERMAKADADLQLLSHAEQERHMQKQKKRRLHGREEDTLSKLEKFKAAFFKEIPAPSTSNSRGKEEEDHSGWHTNRLKFIPEPSEKVILVILPISHTSDHLYQIIIYDKLINIFQNGMARKDDPNDYVVHDPLLEKGKEKFNKMQAKLKRREREWAGKSLT from the exons atgtcGACGGTGTATGTGCTGGAGCCGCCGACGCGGGGGAAGGTGGTGGTGAGGACGACGATGGGGCCGCTGGACATCGAGCTGTGGCCGAAGGAGGCGCCCAAGGCGGCGCGCAACTTCGTGCAGCTCTGCCTCGACGGCTACTACGACCGCACCATCTTCCACCGCGTCATCAAGTCCTTCCTTGTCCAGGGCGGCGACCCCACCGGCACCGGCACCG GTGGCGAAAGCATCTATGGAGCTCCGTTTGCTGATGAATTTCATTCTCGTCTCAGATTTAACCATAGGGGTTTAGTTGCATGTGCAAATGCTGGTACACCTCATTCAAATGGAAGCCAATTCTTTATATCACTCGACCGTTGTGATTGGCTTGACCGGAAGAATACAATTTTTGGAAAG GTCACAGGAGATTCCTTATATAACCTTTTGAGGCTGGGAGAGGTTGAGACTGATAAGGATGACCGACCATTGTATCCCCCTCCAAAAATCCTCTCTGTCGag GTATTGTGGAATCCTTTTGATGATATCATACCGAGACAAGTCATTGAGAAGTCTCACTCTTCAGCCAAAGCTGATGCTGAGGGACAAAAACAGAAGGCAAAAGCAGTTAA GCAGTTAAATGTGTTATCTTTtggagaagaagtagaagaggaggaagatgaggcAGAAACTATAAAGGGCAAGATCAAGAGTATTCATGATGTATTAGATGATCCTCGTTTTCTGAAAGAAGAAGCGGGAAAAGAACCATTG ACTGTGGAGGAAGTGGAAAGGAAAAAGGGTGCTATTTTATCGGTGAGAGAGGCTTTAAGCTCAAAAAAAGGCGACTCCAAAGACTCGGAATTTAATTATCAGGAAACTGATGATCATAGTGATGAGGATGCTGATGATGGTGATGAGGCTAAATTTGATGCACGGATGCGCTCGCGAATTCTAAGAAAGCGGATGGAGATGGGAGATATTACTACTCGTGAAAAGCTAACTGCTG ATAAATCGATTCGCAAGGATTCTGAGAGGTCAGCTACAAG TAGAGAGATTGATGGTTCTGAGCATCAGATCTCCAACAAGGGTGAGAAGCTCTCTCTGAAGAAAAAAGGTATTGGATCGGAAGCCCGGGCTGAAAGAATGGCCAAAGCAGATGCTGATTTGCAGCTACTTAGTCACGCGGAGCAAGAAAGACACATGCAGAAGCAGAAGAAGCGCCGGCTTCATGGTCGTGAAGAAGAT ACACTATCGAAGTTGGAGAAATTTAAAGCTGCTTTCTTCAAAGAGATCCCTGCTCCTAGTACTAGTAACTCGAGGGGTAAAGAGGAGGAAGATCATTCAGGATGGCACACGAACAGGTTGAAATTTATACCTGAGCCTTCTGAAAAGGTAATCTTAGTTATTCTCCCTATCTCTCATACAAGTGATCATTTATATCAGATAATAATTTATGATAAGCTGATAAACATTTTCCAGAATGGCATGGCTCGGAAAGATGATCCGAATGACTATGTGGTGCACGATCCCCTTCTTGAAAAGGGTAAAGAGAAGTTTAACAAGATGCAGGCGAAGTTGAAGCGAAGGGAGCGTGAGTGGGCAGGCAAATCTCTTACTTAA
- the LOC109722203 gene encoding peptidyl-prolyl cis-trans isomerase CYP57 isoform X7, which yields MTITFYGSKEELKSLEPTRVDLTRTTGYWFDHIHRTFLYSSIRVGAGARREREREREREDVDGVCAGAADAGEGGGEDDDGAAGHRAVAEGGAQGGAQLRAALPRRLLRPHHLPPRHQVLPCPGRRPHRHRHRFNHRGLVACANAGTPHSNGSQFFISLDRCDWLDRKNTIFGKVTGDSLYNLLRLGEVETDKDDRPLYPPPKILSVEVLWNPFDDIIPRQVIEKSHSSAKADAEGQKQKAKAVKQLNVLSFGEEVEEEEDEAETIKGKIKSIHDVLDDPRFLKEEAGKEPLTVEEVERKKGAILSVREALSSKKGDSKDSEFNYQETDDHSDEDADDGDEAKFDARMRSRILRKRMEMGDITTREKLTAGSINRFARILRGQLQERLMVLSIRSPTRVRSSL from the exons ATGACAATAACCTTTTACGGGTCCAAAGAAGAATTGAAATCGCTCGAACCGACTCGAGTCGACTTGACTCGAACCACTGGTTATTGGTTCGACCACATACATCGTACGTTCTTATATTCTTCAATTCGAGTAGGGGCTGGGgctcggagagagagagagagagagagagagagagaggatgtcGACGGTGTATGTGCTGGAGCCGCCGACGCGGGGGAAGGTGGTGGTGAGGACGACGATGGGGCCGCTGGACATCGAGCTGTGGCCGAAGGAGGCGCCCAAGGCGGCGCGCAACTTCGTGCAGCTCTGCCTCGACGGCTACTACGACCGCACCATCTTCCACCGCGTCATCAAGTCCTTCCTTGTCCAGGGCGGCGACCCCACCGGCACCGGCACCG ATTTAACCATAGGGGTTTAGTTGCATGTGCAAATGCTGGTACACCTCATTCAAATGGAAGCCAATTCTTTATATCACTCGACCGTTGTGATTGGCTTGACCGGAAGAATACAATTTTTGGAAAG GTCACAGGAGATTCCTTATATAACCTTTTGAGGCTGGGAGAGGTTGAGACTGATAAGGATGACCGACCATTGTATCCCCCTCCAAAAATCCTCTCTGTCGag GTATTGTGGAATCCTTTTGATGATATCATACCGAGACAAGTCATTGAGAAGTCTCACTCTTCAGCCAAAGCTGATGCTGAGGGACAAAAACAGAAGGCAAAAGCAGTTAA GCAGTTAAATGTGTTATCTTTtggagaagaagtagaagaggaggaagatgaggcAGAAACTATAAAGGGCAAGATCAAGAGTATTCATGATGTATTAGATGATCCTCGTTTTCTGAAAGAAGAAGCGGGAAAAGAACCATTG ACTGTGGAGGAAGTGGAAAGGAAAAAGGGTGCTATTTTATCGGTGAGAGAGGCTTTAAGCTCAAAAAAAGGCGACTCCAAAGACTCGGAATTTAATTATCAGGAAACTGATGATCATAGTGATGAGGATGCTGATGATGGTGATGAGGCTAAATTTGATGCACGGATGCGCTCGCGAATTCTAAGAAAGCGGATGGAGATGGGAGATATTACTACTCGTGAAAAGCTAACTGCTGGTAGC ATAAATCGATTCGCAAGGATTCTGAGAGGTCAGCTACAAG AGAGATTGATGGTTCTGAGCATCAGATCTCCAACAAGGGTGAGAAGCTCTCTCTGA